The DNA region CCAACAGTGCGGTCTACCTGGAGGCGTTCGGGCATGTGGTGATCGCCTGGGTCTGGCTGGAACAACTGCTGGCCGTCGATGGGCGGGCCGGCGATTTCTTCGACGGCAAACGCGCAGCGGCCCGCTATTTCTTCCGGTACGAACTGCCCAAGACCGGCCCGCAGCTCGATCTGCTGGAGAGCTTGGACCGCACCACGATCGAGATGCGGCCGGACTGGTTCTGAAGCGCTACAGCGGCGTCACGTAGGCGGAGCTGATCCCGCCGTCCACCAGGAACGTCGAGCCGGTGATGAAGGAGGCGTCGTCGCTAGCCAAAAACGCCACCGCGGCGGCGATCTCCTCGGGCTCGGCGAACCGGCCGACCGGGACGTGCACCAGTCGACGCGCGGCACGCTCGGGGTCGGCGGCGAACAACTCCTGCAGCAGCGGGGTGTTCACCGGCCCGGGGCACAGCGCGTTGACCCGGATGCCCTGGCGGGCGTACTGGACGCCGAGCTCCCGCGACATGGCCAGCACACCGCCCTTGGAAGCGGTGTAGGAGATCTGCGAGGTCGCCGAGCCCATCACCGCCACGAACGAGGCGGTGTTGATGATCGAACCGCGTCCGGCCGGCGCCATGTGCCGCAGCGCCGCCCGGCAGCACAGGTAGACCGATTTGAGGTTGACGTCTTGAACCCGTTGCCAGGCGGGCAGTTCGGTGGTCTCGATGAGGTCGTCGTCGGGCGGCGAGATGCCGGCGTTGTTGAAGGCGATGTCCACCGAGCCGAAGGTCTGCGCGGCGGTGTCGAACAGCGCGTCGACCTGCTCCTGGTCGGAGACGTCGACAGCCACGAACAGGCCGTCGAGTTCGTCGGCTACCGCGCTGCCCGCGGCCTGGTCGAGGTCACCGACCACGATCCGGGCGCCTTCGGCGCGCATCCGCCGCGCCGACGCCAGGCCGATGCCGCCACCGGCACCGGTCACCACGGCCACTCGTCCGGCCAGGCGTTGGGTCAGATCGGTCACTGCGTCTCCTTCACTGCGATGAATACGTTCTTGGTCTCGGTGAACGACAGTGGGGCATCCGGCCCCAGCTCCCTGCCCAGTCCCGATTGTTTGAAGCCGCCGAACGGGGTGTTGAACCGCACCGAGGAGTGCGAATTCACCGACAGGTTCCCGGCTTCCACCGCCCGCGACACCCGCAGGGCCCGGGACAGGTCGTTGGTCCAGATCGAGCCCGACAGCCCGTAAGCCGTGTCGTTGGCCAGCGCGATCGCGTCGGACTCGTCGTCGAAGCGCAGCACGGTCACCACCGGGCCGAAGATCTCTTCGGTGACACAGCGGGCGTCGCGTTCGGGGGTCAGCACCGTCGGGGGGAACCAGAAACCCGGGCCGGTCG from Mycolicibacter sp. MU0083 includes:
- a CDS encoding 3-oxoacyl-ACP reductase, with translation MTDLTQRLAGRVAVVTGAGGGIGLASARRMRAEGARIVVGDLDQAAGSAVADELDGLFVAVDVSDQEQVDALFDTAAQTFGSVDIAFNNAGISPPDDDLIETTELPAWQRVQDVNLKSVYLCCRAALRHMAPAGRGSIINTASFVAVMGSATSQISYTASKGGVLAMSRELGVQYARQGIRVNALCPGPVNTPLLQELFAADPERAARRLVHVPVGRFAEPEEIAAAVAFLASDDASFITGSTFLVDGGISSAYVTPL